One window from the genome of Scyliorhinus canicula unplaced genomic scaffold, sScyCan1.1, whole genome shotgun sequence encodes:
- the LOC119961296 gene encoding uncharacterized protein LOC119961296, protein MEQKCVLERELQDAESKLEHYDEIGTELQNKTSKLQKLSIQTAELQDQIFEVESRYQRLQSKTERIEYDNCKLIEERYVLKKDLNIATESGKVLKDWIQTAAEVTQTQQAAHLVAQLANAQPKSSVMNKLIPLPNESDEDSVPTKCNTKLIQLAPLKRKRVRVGSKKIEEEGETISRNIFDHQWTQEPAEPAQIDEWSKNLPHPKKGGMSTWNGINRLKSIYSLHPFDGVQVLTIMLGTRVISTLRTEVEFALGDDLQNLDAGWLAIRDWLLTYRPPRTDWSKITFCIQKSNEDIQDFEDRFLQTWMEYSGMTLTDETDTWDASNLNPLKTAFVAGVKPEVSDALNLVLPAWAKTGTYRDIVDRCIQIDRGLRNRTSSSAVTKAPPQDSGQTCTLAPLKSRKENIPQCFYCGKVGHWMAKCYLKQRMDSRDDNEVDNFHYNTFPPRGQPRNAHKQDAPRVTFQQDRPRLTYRDSKTSQPYPCGEEPYPRREEPYPRREESYPCREESYPHGDEPYPRRILHDDNNAMNEMLNSCPPAQRRSLCDNSKNY, encoded by the coding sequence ATGGaacaaaaatgtgttttagaaagagaaCTGCAAGATGCAGAATCTAAACTTGAACATTATGATGAAAttggaacagaattgcaaaacaaaacctcTAAACTCCAGAAGTTATCTATTCAAACAGCAGAATTACAAGATCAAATTTTTGAAGTTGAGTCAAGATATCAAAggttgcaatcaaaaactgagcgaattgaatatgataattgcaagttaatcgaagaaagatatgttttaaaaaaagatttaaataTTGCCACTGAAAGCGGCAAGGTCCTAAAAGACTGGATTCAAACAGCAGCTGAAGTAACACAAACTCAACAAGCAGCCCACCTAGTGGCACAATTGGCAAATGCACAGCCGAAATCAAGTGTCATGAATAAGTTAATTCCTCTGCCAAATGAATCAGACGAAGATAGTGTTCCTACAAAGTGTAATACTAAATTAATTCAACTAGCCCCTTTAAAACGCAAACGGGTTAGAGTTGGAAGCAAAAAAAtagaggaagaaggtgaaactatctctagaaacatatttgatcatcaatggactcaggaaccagcagagcctgcacaaattgacgaatggtccaaaaatctcccacatcctaaaaagggtggtatgtccacatggaatggaattaacagattaaaatccatttacagTCTCCACCCATTTGATGGAGTACAAGTTCTAACTATCATGCTCGGTACTCGCGTAATTTCAACCCTTAGAACTGAGGTGGAATTTGCCCTTGGAGACGATTTGCAAAATTTAGACGCTGGTTGGCTAGCAATCAGGGATTGGCTATTAACATATCGCCCCCCGAGGACCGATTGGTCTAAGATCACATTTTGCATTCAAAAAAGTAATGAAGATATTCAGGATTTTGAGGACAGATTTTTACAGACTTGGATGGAATATTCGGGAATGACACTTACAGACGAAACTGACACATGGGATGCAAGCAATTTAAATCCATTAAAAACGGCTTTTGTAGCCGGTGTTAAACCTGAAGTTTCTGATGCcttgaatttggttttaccagCTTGGGCCAAAACTGGCACATACCGAGACATAGTTGACCGGTGCATTCAGATAGATCGCGGTTTACGCAATCGGACAAGCTCATCAGCAGTGACTAAAGCACCACCACAAGATTCAGGGCAAACATGTACCCTGGCTCCATTAAAATCACGTAAGGAAAATATACCACAATGTTTTTACTGCGGTAAAGTAGGACACTGGATGGCAAAATGCTATCTTAAACAACGGATGGATTCGAGAGATGATAATGAGGTAGACAATTTTCACTACAATACATTTCCACCTCGTGGTCAACCACGTAATGCGCACAAACAAGATGCACCTAGGGTAACGTTCCAACAAGACAGACCCAGACTTACGTACCGGGATTCTAAAACCTCCCAACCTTATCCATGTGGGGAGGAACCTTATCCACGTAGGGAAGAACCTTACCCACGTAGGGAGGAATCTTACCCATGTAGGGAGGAATCTTACCCACATGGGGACGAACCGTACCCACGTCGGATTCTACACGATGATAACAATGCtatgaatgaaatgttaaacagctgtcctccagctcaaagacgttctctgtgtgataattcaaaaaactactag